The genomic segment ACAGACCCTCAAAACATGGCCCCATATGCAAGTGCACACCCTGAATACCCAGATGCTCCGACACTGACCTACGTTATTTAACATCAGTAACAAAGCAGCAGGTCAGGAGGGAAAGCAGTCTGAGTGTGGGTGATATTAATGTTATGATTTTAGGAAAATTCCACATTTTTAATAGAGTTTTATACATTTAACTGGTTCGCaagattttattcagttttcattCCGTTCCTTGTACAGTTTGTAACACTGACTGAATCATCCTCACCTGTAAGAATGAAGCATCTTCAgctctcatctcctcttctacgGCTCTGACTGTGTCTGAAAGTGCTGATATCTCTCTGCTCATCTTCTCAATCTTCTCCTTCATCCTCTGACTCTtgttctcctcttcctccctcaGTGCTGATATCCTGGCTGCCTCTTCATCTCGTAGAAACTGGTGAAGCTTCTCAAACTCCTCCttaatctgtctctctgtttgttgGGCCCGAGTCTGGAAGGAAGCAGCAGATCAAATCAAATACGAATGATTATGTGAAGATGTGGGTTCAGAATCATGATCTCAGATTTTGTCATTCTAACCTTTATATGTTCTGCAGTCCGATCCAAATTCAGTTTAAACTTTGTAAAGGTCTTTAGTTTCTCCTTCAGGGGCTTCAGTGCAGTTTTGAGCTCCTCCTGAAACAAAGCCAGATGCAAAAACTGGTGCAACTGTTTCTCAAAATGTGAATCTACTTGAGAATCAGCTCCCAGATTTAGTAAAGCACTGAAAAATCGGTTTTATTTTCAGCTTGAAATTTAGTGAACTTCTGACAGTGTGTTTGTAGCCTACCTTGTAGTCCACTGCTGCTTCCTGAAGGGGGAGGAATTTGTGGTTGGAGTGTTTTTTAGAGTCCcgacacaccaaacacacaggCTGTAGATCATCCAGACAGAAGAGTTGACGTTTCTCACTGTGCAAACCACAgatgttttcagaccctgcTGGACCTCTCTGACTTCTCTCCTTTATGAAGCTCTCACACAGGTTCTTTAAAGCCAGGTTTATAGGAGGCTGATCAGTTGAAGATCTCCTCCTACAAATTATACATTCTCTGGATCCTTTGTTTTTCCAGAATGACTGCAGACAGTCTTTACACACACTGTGGCTGCAGCGCAGAATAACAGGATCCTTGAAGATCTCGCAGCACACAGGACAGGACAGATCCTCCTCTGAGAGAGATTTAGAAGCCATTTTCTCTTCCTGCTGTTCCTTCCAGTGAGAATGCTCAGACTTTCACTTTCAGTTCTGTGAAACTCTCAGTCTCTGATTTCAGGTTTGATTCAGTTAAACAGGCGGCTGTAGATCCAGTTAGTGATCTGTTCCCTTCAGAGAGACTCTCCAGTTCCAGAATTCTCCATAAACCCACCAACAAAAGGAGATTTAGCAGAAAACAACAGCACAGCCTGGAGAGCTCTGCAGACGCCTCACACTCAGCACCTCCTCAATAGGAGGAGTTTCAGtgggagggttttttttttttttttaattcccagGCCAGCATTCCTTGGCCACACCACCCCCTTTTCCAGGGGacatattattttgttattaaagtcACAGTTCATCATTTATCAATGATCATATAGATATCAGGTGATGTGGCACCACAACCACACCAAGTGGCAGgagttttaaagaaaaaaggctAGAATTTTCACCAGATGGAGCAGAAAACATTAAAGAATTATTTAATAGATTGTCACCAATTTTTAATTCTGTTGCATTCAGTGATCAATTTACAAACCAATTTATTATAGGCAATGTTTATTTCCATCTCAGTCAGTGACCAGTGTCGTAGTTTTTCTTCTTAAGCAGCAATGCTGTAAATGAGTTCTCCCCAAAACACTGACAAATTGATTAACCGACATGAAAGCAGTTCAATAATTTATTCAACAGTCATCACTTCTACACTGTGACTTCTTACAGTAATCTTTATTTATGTTGCATTATTACTGCTCACTCACTTTAGCCATCAGCATCCTGGAGTATTCTTGATTGCGTTATCTTTGTTTTAACCTGATTATATGGGAAAAGTACAAACAGTCATTTTTGAACAAAAAACTATCAGGCATGTCTTATCAGACATCTGCAGTACTTCTCTGAGCCAGTCAATTGTCCCAGAGTGCTTCAAAATGACTACTATCATCCCTGTACCTGTAGCCTT from the Pygocentrus nattereri isolate fPygNat1 chromosome 6, fPygNat1.pri, whole genome shotgun sequence genome contains:
- the LOC108430524 gene encoding nuclear factor 7, brain-like, which gives rise to MASKSLSEEDLSCPVCCEIFKDPVILRCSHSVCKDCLQSFWKNKGSRECIICRRRSSTDQPPINLALKNLCESFIKERSQRGPAGSENICGLHSEKRQLFCLDDLQPVCLVCRDSKKHSNHKFLPLQEAAVDYKEELKTALKPLKEKLKTFTKFKLNLDRTAEHIKTRAQQTERQIKEEFEKLHQFLRDEEAARISALREEEENKSQRMKEKIEKMSREISALSDTVRAVEEEMRAEDASFLQNYKATVKRAQVTLQDPESLSGALLHEGKHLANLKFTVWEKMKELVQFTPVTLDPNTAHRKLILSDDLTSVIFADEEQQLPDNPERFDLSRCVLGSEGFNSGTHCWDVEVGDNTVWLLGVMTESAQKKGVIFSSSGVWCVYYINGNYKALSSPQPDTRLSVGRKLQRVRVQLDWDRGKVSFSDPLTNTHLHTFTHTFTERVFPLVYTSDISPVKLTAVQFSVSVNRLRNEK